The following DNA comes from Brassica oleracea var. oleracea cultivar TO1000 chromosome C5, BOL, whole genome shotgun sequence.
AAGAAGGAGAATTCTATGAGCTTAGCAATTCCGATAAGGTTATTGGCGGCAAAACCTTTAATAGTGGAAACCAAATCATTCACTACAATCTGAATTGACATGTATGCAAGTATGCATGAGAATTTAGGTACCCTTTCAGGTATGGATATTATCCATTTGAACTTATCAAAAATAACTTAAAAACCAAAATACTCAATTTATATAGTTCGAATTGGTTATTTTTTCGGAAAGTAACCATGGATACAACGTTATTTGAGTATGTTTTATCCAAAACATCCATTTTATCTATAAATATCCAAAAATTAATATATTTGATTTATAATTTTAACTTTAGGTATTAATGCTATTATGAAATTATATTACATATATATGTTTGGATATGTTCGGATACTCATTCGGTTTTCGGATTTTGAAAAAAAAACCGTTCAGATATTTAGGCAACATACGATCAGGCCGGATACCCGGTTTTCGGGTTGGTTATGGGTAATATTAGTCCAATCTCTATATGTAAGGATTAATATTGTTACACGCTTATGAAAGACAACACACTTTAATAATAAATATCTTCTAATAGTCAAAGTTGGACATCCTCAATGAAGAGGATGCTCACGTTGACACAGAAAATCAGTCAACATAAAAGTTGTTTTTAAGTTACAGGAGCTTTCCTATAGACTGATCTAAAAATTAAAATGGCCTATATCAATCTTATCTCTCCAAACCCTAAAGACGCGACCATTACTCGACTCTTCCATTTCCTTATTGTTTCATGTCTGTGTAAATTTATGTTATCAAATTATACGTCGTATTAATTATAAAAATAAAATATATAAATGTTTTCCCTTATTTCCTAACATCTTTTACATAAACAAAGTATGCGAGGATTATTACTACATTAAGCGGACGAAACTATTTATTATATTCTTTCAAACAAGATAATCACAAAAAAACATAACTATTTACATTTTCCCTTCTCGAATATTAACTTTATTGAATGTTTAAATTTCAACTAAATTAACTTTGTCACATCTATTGACTTTTTACTCTATTTTTATTTAATTCGATCAAGACAAACACTTATGCTACTCTACTTATAATCGGAAAAGATATCATTCTCTTTTAACATACTTTCAATATCGACTTTTTGAACATAGTCTTTTTACTAAGACCATAAAATAAATTGAAAATTTATTTCAGAATAACACATATGAACCCGGCGCGCAGACCACTAGTATATATATATGAGAAATCGGCCAAAAAAACACTGAACTTTGCGGAAATTGCCAAAAGAAACCTGTACTCGAGCCTGACCAATAAAACCCAGATCTTTTGTTGACTTTTTTTAGTTTATTCACAAACTTACGGTTGACTTACCAGATTAACACACCGTTAACCGACAGTTAAGACAGTGTTAACTCACAGTTAATTACTGCCGTTTAGTGAAACTACGTCGTTTCATCCAATTGTTTTGTTAAAAACAAAATCTCAAGACGACGTTGTTTTGCTTAATTAAAATTGTTATTGGCTGAACTCGAACCCGTGCACTCGTGGTCCTTAGGGGGTTTTGCCACTGAGCTAGTGGACTTTTTGGAAGATTACCACACATGTTTATTTTTATTGATCAAAAGATGTGTTTGATTGAAATCAAACAAAACGAAACCCGTGTTTGGACGTAACCCTAATTTCTCAAATCGATTTAGGAATTTTTCTTGTGATGTGAGGAGATGGTAAAGACGAAGTTCACAAGGAATGGAAGAGAGGTAATGATTTTCGGAGCAATGAGGAATTTCGATTACGGGGGTGACGAAGCGGTTCAAGAGTCAAAGAAGGGTGGAGAACGCGATGCTTCTGTGAGTTTGTCATCGCCGGAGAGATCGAGGATCCGTAAAAGCGTTGAAGGAATATCGATGTTGGCATCTACAGAGGCGTCAAAGGCGTCGAAGACAAGGCGGGGAACTTCATATGGGTCGCCTGCATCATCTCTGGAGAAGGCCACGAGGCGGGGAACTTCATATGGGTCGCCATCTCTGGAGAAGGCCACGAGGCGTGGTTCAACTCTGTCTCCTAGAGTTGCGAAGAAGCAGAAGGTAAATGTGGCTCCTTCTGGTGATGACGGAGAAGAATGGCCAGAGTCTGAGTGGCATCAACAGTTGCGAAGAAGACAAGGCGGGGAACTTCATATGGTGGGTCGCCTGTGTCTCCTAGACAATCGAAGAAGCAGAAGGTAAACTCGGAGAAGAGTCTAGGTGATGATGGTGATGACAGAGAAGAATTTCTCCAGATTGAGGAATTTGGGGATATAGGTGATGATGGTAGGGAAGATGAGAATGGTATTGCTGGCATTGAGGAAGTTGGTTGTACAACTTGCATTGAGTAAGTTGGTGATAAAGCAAAAAATGATGATTGTGAGGTTGATGAAGACGAAGGGGGCATGGGATGATGATAAAATCCCTGATCCTGTGTCATCAGATGATGAGAATGAAGAGGAGATAATACCTGCGCAAGCTTACAGAGAAGACACTGATCCAGAGGAGCACCTTCAGCTAGGCAAGACATTTTCAGATGCTGAGGACTTCAAACATGTTTGTCTCAGGTATACCCTGAAAACCAGATACAACATCAAGTACTACAGATCCAGTAGCTTGAAGATGGGGGCAAAATGTGCCGCTGAGATGAGAGATGATGAGGCTCCATGTCCTTGGATGGTTTACTGTTCGTATGATAGGAGGAAACAGAAGTTGATGGTAAAGACATACGTCAATGACCATAAGTGTGAGAGGACAGGGTATTCCAAGATACTTAAGAGGTCAGCAATTGCAAGTCTATTTGCTGAGAGGTTAGGCTGAATCCTAAGCTCACAGCAAAAGAGATACATGCTGAGATCTTAAGGGAGTATAAGATGGAAGTTTTAGAAAACTCATGCATTAAGGCCAAGACGAAGGTGATGAAAGAAAGGAGGAAAACCCATGAGGAGCATTTTGATAAAATATGGGATTACCAAGCAGAGATATTGAGGAGCAATCCTGGATCAACCATGGACATTGAGACCATACCAGGAGCCACGGTTGGAAGCAAGCAGAGGTTCTACAGGCTCTACATGTGTTTCCAAGCACAAAAGGAAGCATGAAAGAAGACTTGTAGGCCTGTTATTGGCTTTGATGGAGCCTTTTTCCTTTTTGAAATGGGACATCAAGGGACAGTTGTTGGCTGCGGTTGGAAGAGATGGAGACAATAGGATTGTCCCCATTGCTTGGGCTGTAGTAGAGATAGAGAATGATACAAACTGGGATTGGTTTGTGAAGCGTTTGGCCTTGGATTTGGGATTGGAAGATGGGAACNNNNNNNNNNNNNNNNNNNNNNNNNNNNNNNNNNNNNNNNNNNNNNNNNNNNNNNNNNNNNNNNNNNNNNNNNNNNNNNNNNNNNNNNNNNNNNNNNNTACGAGAACTGGAGGAAAGGTGGAAAAGATCTAAGGTTACAGAGGTTCTTCTGGTTCATTGCAAGGAGCTACACTCCTGGTATGTTCAACTACAACATGGACGAGCTTAAGAACTATGATCCTGGCGCACATGCATCTCTGATAAAGACAAAGCCAGAGACTTGGTCTAGAGCTTTCTTCAAGATAGGCTCCTACTACAATGATAATTTGAACAACTTGTGTGAGTCCTTCAACAAGACCATCAGGGAGCCTAGGAAGAAGCCTCTGCTAGACATGTTAGAAGAGATAAGGCGCCAATGTATGACTAGGAACTACAATAGGTCTAAGATGGCTAAGGACAGGAAGACTAGGTTCACCCCGAAGACACATAAAGAGTTAGACAGGGTTGAGAAGAAGTCAAAAGAATGTAGTCTGCGTTGGGCAATTGGGCCAGAGACTGAGGCGGAAGATAGAGACCAGTCATATGTGGTGAATTTGGAGAATGAGACTTGTGCATTTCGAAGCTGGCAAATGAATGGTATTCCTTGCATCCATGCTGTTAAGGTCATCCTTGGTGTGAGAAAAAAACTTTCTGAATTTGTTGCTCCTTGCTACACAACCTCTAAGTGGCGTGAAACCTACAGTTTTGGGATCAGACCTGTAAATGGGATGATAGAGTGGCCTCGGACCAATAGATTAGGTGTGATTCCACCACCTAATCGAAATGGCAAGCCTGGTAGGCCTAAAAACCATGATCGAAAGAAGGGAACCAATGAGACAGTGTCTACTACCAAGCTGAGCCGTGTGAACAGGGTAATGACATGCTCTAATTGCAAAGAAGAAGGGCACTACAAGAATACATGTCGGAAGGCTTTTGTTGAGAGCCCACCTAAGAAACCAAGAGGCAGACCAAGGAAATATCAGGTTAGGGTCTTAGTTTCTATCTCATTGTTTTTTAGCTCTCGGTAATGTGTCTAACAATTCATTTATATGTTGCAGGGACTACACTTTGGCGAGTCCTCAATCATCACAAGCTCAATCNNNNNNNNNNNNNNNNNNNNNNNNNNNNNNNNNNNNNNNNNNNNNNNNNNNNNNNNNNNNNNNNNNNNNNNNNNNNNNNNNNNNNNNNNNNNNNNNNNNNNNNNNNNNNNNNNNNNNNNNNNNNNNNNNNNNNNNNNNNNNNNNNNNNNNNNNNNNNNNNNNNNNNNNNNNNNNNNNNNNNNNNNNNNNNNNNNNNNNNNNNNNNNNNNNNNNNNNNNNNNNNNNNNNNNNNNNNNNNNNNNNNNNNNNNNNNNNNNNNNNNNNNNNNNNNNNNNNNNNNNNNNNNNNNNNNNNNNNNNATGTTGTTTATCTTGNNNNNNNNNNNNNNNNNNNNNNNNNNNNNNNNNNNNNNNNNNNNNNNNNNNNNNNNNNNNNNNNNNNNNNNNNNNNNNNNNNNNNNNNNNNNNNNNNNNNNNNNNNNNNNNNNNNNNNNNNNNNNNNNNNNNNNNNNNNNNNNNNNNNNNNNNNNNNNNNNNNNNNNNNNNNNNNNNNNNNNNNNNNNNNNNNNNNNNNNNNNNNNNNNNNNNNNNNNNNNNNNNNNNNNNNNNNNNNNNNNNNNNNNNNNNNNNNNNNNNNNNNNNNNNNNNNNNNNNNNNNNNNNNNNNNNNNNNNNNNNNNNNNNNNNNNNNNNNNNNNNNNNNNNNNNNNNNNNNNNNNNNNNNNNNNNNNNNNNCCCATTTATACTACCCATTTATACAAGTGATCCTAGACACAAATCATGAACACAATCTTTATGTTCAAACAATTTCTCACTACCTAGCCATTGAAGCTTTATGTTCAACAATTTCTTAAACACAATCAATTGCAATCAAATTAAACACTTACATTTTGAAACGTTGGGCATCTAAAGAAAGTTCTTCCTGGATTGACCTTCGTTTTTGATGTGTATATCCCAGTTCTTCGACCACATCCGCATTGCTCGGGGATACCACGAATTCCCATCGTATTCACAGACGAATCCTCACAACCCGAACTCATCATGCGATACTCGAAGAAGGAAAGGTGAGAATCGAGATTCTTATCTACCATTAAACCCGAGTGCACGAGTTCGAGCCTATGAAAGCCCATCTTTTTAATAAAAAAGCAATATAAAACGCGTCGTTTCATTCATTTGTCTTTTAACTCGGATTCGAAGAGAATAAAACAAACTATGTTCGTAAATCTATTGCAAAGTCCACTAGCTCAGTGGCAAAAACTTCTACCATTAAACCCGAGTGCACGAGTTCGAGCCTATGAAAGCCCATCTTTTTAATAAAAAAGCAATATAAAACGCGTCGTTTCATTTGTCTTTTAACTCGGATTCAAAGAGAATAAAACAAATTGTGTTCGTAAATCTATTGCAAAGTCCACTAGCTC
Coding sequences within:
- the LOC106344379 gene encoding uncharacterized protein LOC106344379, producing the protein MMIVRLMKTKGAWDDDKIPDPVSSDDENEEEIIPAQAYREDTDPEEHLQLGKTFSDAEDFKHVCLRYTLKTRYNIKYYRSSSLKMGAKCAAEMRDDEAPCPWMVYCSYDRRKQKLMVKTYVNDHKCERTGYSKILKRSAIASLFAERLG